Proteins encoded within one genomic window of Mya arenaria isolate MELC-2E11 chromosome 13, ASM2691426v1:
- the LOC128214325 gene encoding dehydrogenase/reductase SDR family member 1-like isoform X1: protein MYPNKRTGYRRLTFTTTTRASLKDKVCIVTGATRGIGRGIALQLGAHGATVYVTGRTLKAKDDAQFPGSLEQTCEEIESRGGKCIPVLCDHKNDDDVKKLFEKVAREQNNRLDVLVNNAFSAFNACVDNVKVPFWELPDNIYDELNQVGLRNHHLCLVYAARLMMPWKLGLIINISGHGGMVCTLNVPYCIGKKAAIEWLLTAQES from the exons ATGTATCCCAACAAGCGAACGGGATACAGACGGTTAACCTTCACGACTACAACACG AGCGTCATTGAAAGACAAAGTCTGCATCGTGACAGGAGCTACACGGGGCATCGGCCGCGGGATCGCCTTGCAGCTAGGCGCACATGGGGCCACTGTGTACGTTACCGGAAGGACTCTCAAGGCCAAGGATGATGCTCAATTTCCGGGTTCCCTCGAACAAACGTGTGAGGAGATCGAATCAAGGGGAGGCAAATGCATCCCTGTACTGTGTGATCACAAGAACGACGACGATGTtaagaaattgtttgaaaaggtTGCTCGGGAACAGAATAACCGTTTAGATGTTCTCGTTAATAACGCGTTCTCGGCATTCAACGCATGCGTTGATAACGTCAAAGTGCCTTTCTGGGAACTACCCGATAATATATATGATGAGCTGAATCAAGTTGGTTTACGAAACCACCACCTATGTTTGGTTTATGCTGCTCGTCTGATGATGCCCTGGAAGTTGGGACTCATAATTAACATTTCCGGTCACGGAGGAATGGTGTGTACGTTAAACGTGCCGTATTGTATCGGAAAAAAGGCTGCGATCGAATGGCTGTTGACTGCGCAAGAGAGTTGA
- the LOC128214331 gene encoding uncharacterized protein LOC128214331 isoform X2 produces MTLTLFAFAALAAATSATTEVNHLAQTDGSGRVVHMDVIHDEDAKTVMAIIGDVSQYANGIQTVNLHDYNTGYGVLKNINKKICLLALALVPMQPTWKYRVGTTNEVHQHYMHINQTEMTNEEVLTLAGPNIATFCHDYGTYYAVATPVARAKRDASVTQESKYMRGSFIKFPD; encoded by the exons ATGACTTTAACACTTTTTGCTTTCGCTGCACTCGCTGCGGCGACCAGCGCAACAACAGAG GTGAACCACTTGGCACAGACGGACGGCTCGGGCCGCGTTGTGCACATGGACGTAATCCACGACGAGGACGCCAAAACCGTTATGGCAATCATTGGAGACGTATCCCAATACGCGAACGGGATACAGACGGTTAACCTTCACGACTACAACACG GGCTACGGTGTCTTGAAGAATATCAACAAGAAAATCTGCCTTCTAGCGCTGGCGTTAGTTCCTATGCAGCCGACGTGGAAATACAGAGTG GGTACAACAAATGAAGTACATCAGCACTACATGCACATTAATCAAACAGAAATGACAAATGAGGAAGTCCTGACTCTAGCTGGACCAAACATAGCAACATTCTGCCACGATTATGGAACGTACTATGCAGTTGCCACACCAGTCGCTAGGGCCAAGAGAG ATGCCTCAGTGACACAGGAAAGTAAGTATATGCGAGGATCATTCATTAAGTTTCCGGACTGA
- the LOC128214331 gene encoding uncharacterized protein LOC128214331 isoform X1 has product MTLTLFAFAALAAATSATTEVNHLAQTDGSGRVVHMDVIHDEDAKTVMAIIGDVSQYANGIQTVNLHDYNTGYGVLKNINKKICLLALALVPMQPTWKYRVGTTNEVHQHYMHINQTEMTNEEVLTLAGPNIATFCHDYGTYYAVATPVARAKRDASVTQEMWCIFSRCIAIQLEYGQLSP; this is encoded by the exons ATGACTTTAACACTTTTTGCTTTCGCTGCACTCGCTGCGGCGACCAGCGCAACAACAGAG GTGAACCACTTGGCACAGACGGACGGCTCGGGCCGCGTTGTGCACATGGACGTAATCCACGACGAGGACGCCAAAACCGTTATGGCAATCATTGGAGACGTATCCCAATACGCGAACGGGATACAGACGGTTAACCTTCACGACTACAACACG GGCTACGGTGTCTTGAAGAATATCAACAAGAAAATCTGCCTTCTAGCGCTGGCGTTAGTTCCTATGCAGCCGACGTGGAAATACAGAGTG GGTACAACAAATGAAGTACATCAGCACTACATGCACATTAATCAAACAGAAATGACAAATGAGGAAGTCCTGACTCTAGCTGGACCAAACATAGCAACATTCTGCCACGATTATGGAACGTACTATGCAGTTGCCACACCAGTCGCTAGGGCCAAGAGAG ATGCCTCAGTGACACAGGAAA TGTGGTGTATTTTCTCTCGCTGTATCGCCATTCAGCTAGAGTACGGACAATTGTCACCGTAG
- the LOC128214331 gene encoding uncharacterized protein LOC128214331 isoform X3 gives MTLTLFAFAALAAATSATTEVNHLAQTDGSGRVVHMDVIHDEDAKTVMAIIGDVSQYANGIQTVNLHDYNTGYGVLKNINKKICLLALALVPMQPTWKYRVGTTNEVHQHYMHINQTEMTNEEVLTLAGPNIATFCHDYGTYYAVATPVARAKRVWCIFSRCIAIQLEYGQLSP, from the exons ATGACTTTAACACTTTTTGCTTTCGCTGCACTCGCTGCGGCGACCAGCGCAACAACAGAG GTGAACCACTTGGCACAGACGGACGGCTCGGGCCGCGTTGTGCACATGGACGTAATCCACGACGAGGACGCCAAAACCGTTATGGCAATCATTGGAGACGTATCCCAATACGCGAACGGGATACAGACGGTTAACCTTCACGACTACAACACG GGCTACGGTGTCTTGAAGAATATCAACAAGAAAATCTGCCTTCTAGCGCTGGCGTTAGTTCCTATGCAGCCGACGTGGAAATACAGAGTG GGTACAACAAATGAAGTACATCAGCACTACATGCACATTAATCAAACAGAAATGACAAATGAGGAAGTCCTGACTCTAGCTGGACCAAACATAGCAACATTCTGCCACGATTATGGAACGTACTATGCAGTTGCCACACCAGTCGCTAGGGCCAAGAGAG TGTGGTGTATTTTCTCTCGCTGTATCGCCATTCAGCTAGAGTACGGACAATTGTCACCGTAG
- the LOC128214325 gene encoding uncharacterized protein LOC128214325 isoform X3: MDVIHDEDAKLIMAIIGDVSQQANGIQTVNLHDYNTGETNEVHYHKLSLHPNPLIHSSVERIAGLKIASFCYDYTTFYADVTPTDPKFHERH; this comes from the exons ATGGACGTGATCCACGACGAGGACGCCAAACTCATTATGGCAATCATTGGAGATGTATCCCAACAAGCGAACGGGATACAGACGGTTAACCTTCACGACTACAACACG GGTGAAACGAATGAGGTCCACTATCACAAATTAAGCCTACACCCTAATCCATTGATCCACTCCTCCGTGGAAAGAATTGCGGGTCTCAAAATCGCTTCCTTTTGCTATGACTACACTACGTTCTATGCTGACGTCACACCAACCGACCCGAAGTTCCACG AGCGTCATTGA